One window from the genome of Pempheris klunzingeri isolate RE-2024b chromosome 7, fPemKlu1.hap1, whole genome shotgun sequence encodes:
- the LOC139204050 gene encoding kinesin-like protein KIF27 gives MSEVCVRVAVRIRPLLPKEVLHSHEVCVRVVPGSAQVMLGSDRPFSFDHAFGPTASQDEVYESCVRPLVEALLDGYNATVFCYGQTGSGKTYTLGGGGLDEEGGIIDRVAQDVFLLLGEKRRKSDGVEATVRLSYMELYREELRDLLELHTIHKELRIREDERGNTVVVGAKEMVVTSAEELLTVVETGNALRHTGTTGMNEHSSRSHAILTLQLIQCCHNDNSSSKSVCSSKLCLVDLAGSERAGKTGNTGPRLKESVHINTGLLALGNVIRALSYSGRNRRGNSCSSAHIPYRDAKITRLLRDSLGGTAHTLMVACVSPSHHSVAETLSVLQFASKALHIRNHPGAISTHAEVKSCPTTWNPGEARLGELEYEVQTLRELLKDKERELERERTHGRTGEWDSFKKPSQMRTSDSDKRGNHEGPSQYQLLAQEAAALLADISGPTPSHSFRQRLHDWQERLGAAVNHSHQADDENCLEGGGDQPQYVTISQLREELIKCKEALTMEDQLLEQKDAELRQVRKESQTHLQALEEERERNRIQTEQLVDQQVLINHLRSDLMALRSATSGSTAEAGTSGTSGKRPHSVPLIRHSCGLGPPRRIHSSPPAYSLERVMAAFKMRSHLLLAEIEEKDEVYCPFLKQQAESKDRAQEKEEEDYILVGRMGFRRSLNRTWTSQQKKSALKEKNSELEQTSNGSPLVKQPQRATGTKENHAKQSHMRKARLSASLRQRRIQDLSVSMRMKEELIKELDKTDKETQAVKRHSGLSGDGREVGMLTKLSMQSQQVQAEVYHSLQYMKVQRAQLQTSLRQQGETSDNNTERDQDREQRAGNLTVCNQKNNHQEESQEKLCDSSWLEEEEERVLQKREGLQELEGELRRREEVLLRREACLQQKNKLEVKILRSSQALSQDLLRVSVRLESVQEQLQSSSSLRQTGGVSREELENERDMLKKKRDTLDTQLKENRVLTVEEEHSVLQLEEAIEALDAALEFKNQSIQNKQKKLLITDSSSHQSQHFEPTQLCVVIRKLKELSAPETSELLIRYFNKVVCLREAKRRLHLRCEELEIQAGEQEVVLREMEVAMQRLGLDADRRLTQQHLEHQNNIQLLLQKLKESDSGEAQQAIKDRLQHLEKELFFYKSTSRQLKKKLRELVSDAIHPVNQPSNTQDHGQTHNMHTGANETRTNTEETQTRTHIIAAYTKIQAEQTDKKTHNDSYMRRSAHQNPWTQMGRERAAGHSGESSEMTPVSLCRRELRQISPADLQACGSATRRHQSVVDTSIESILEDSIEVLRDADG, from the exons CAGCCATGAGGTGTGTGTCCGGGTGGTGCCGGGCTCAGCGCAGGTGATGCTCGGCTCAGACCGACCCTTCTCCTTCGACCACGCGTTTGGACCGACAGCCAGCCAGGATGAGGTGTACGAGTCCTGCGTCCGGCCCCTGGTAGAGGCCCTGCTCGACGGCTACAATGCCACCGTCTTCTGCTACGGACAGACGGGGTCAGGGAAGACATACACACTCGGAGGGGGGGGCCTGG ATGAAGAGGGAGGAATTATTGACCGTGTGGCCCAGGATGTGTTTCTGTTGCTgggggaaaagaggaggaagagtgatgGTGTGGAGGCCACAGTGCGGCTCTCCTATATGGAGCTGTACAGGGAGGAACTGCGAGACCTGCTGGAGCTGCACACCATTCACAAAGAGCTTCGTATCAGAGAGGACGAGAGGGGCAACACAG tggTGGTCGGAGCCAAAGAGATGGTTGTCACCTCAGCAGAGGAGCTACTGACTGTTGTAGAGACGGGCAATGCCCTGCGCCACACTGGCACCACGGGGATGAACGAGCACTCCAGTCGCTCTCACGCCATCCTCACCCTTCAGCTTATCCAGTGTTGCCACAACGACAACTCCTCCTCAAAGTCTGTCTGCTCGTCCAAACTCTGCCTGGTTGACCTGGCAGGCTCAGAGCGTGCTGGAAAAACTGGGAACACTGGGCCCCGTCTGAAAGAGTCTGTTCACATCAATACAGGCCTGCTTGCCCTGGGCAACGTCATCCGTGCCCTCTCTTACTCTGGCCGAAATCGTCGTGgtaacagctgcagcagtgcaCACATACCTTACCGTGATGCCAAGATCACTCGTCTCCTCCGTGATTCACTTGGAGGCACCGCTCATACGCTGATGGTGGCGTGTGTGAGCCCCTCCCACCACAGTGTAGCTGAGACTCTGAGTGTCCTGCAGTTCGCATCCAAGGCTCTCCACATTCGTAACCATCCTGGAGCAATATCTACTCATGCAGAGGTTAAATCATGTCCTACGACCTGGAACCCTGGTGAGGCTCGACTGGGTGAGCTTGAGTATGAAGTACAGACGCTGAGAGAGCTATTgaaagacaaggagagagagttggagagggagagaacacaTGGAAGAACTGGAGAGTGGGACAGCTTCAAAAAGCCCAGTCAGATGAGGACGTCTGATTCAGATAAGAGAGGGAACCACGAGGGACCGTCACAGTACCAACTCCTGGCACAGGAAGCTGCAGCCCTGCTCGCAGATATCTCTGGCCCCACCCCAAGCCATTCTTTCAGGCAACGGCTGCATGATTGGCAGGAGAGACTGGGAGCAGCTGTCAATCACTCACACCAAGCTGATGATGAAAACTGTTTAGAGGGGGGTGGAGACCAGCCCCAATATGTTACCATATCACAGCTCAGAGAAGAACTCATTAAATGCAAG GAAGCTCTCACCATGGAGGATCAGCTACTGGAGCAGAAAGATGCAGAGCTGAGACAGGTCCGAAAAGAGAGCCAAACCCACCTTCAGGCTTTAGAGGAAGAAAGGGAACGTAATCGTATACag actgaacAACTGGTGGACCAGCAGGTCCTCATCAATCATCTTCGCAGCGACCTAATGGCCCTTAGGAGTGCAACCTCAGGGTCAACAGCGGAGGCAGGGACTTCTGGGACCTCGGGCAAGAGACCCCACAGTGTCCCTCTGATCAGACACAGCTGTGGACTCGGGCCTCCCAGGAGG ATTCACTCCAGTCCCCCAGCCTATTCACTGGAGAGGGTGATGGCAGCCTTTAAGATGCGCAGTCATCTCCTGCTGGCTGAGATTGAGGAAAAGGACGAGGTGTACTGTCCATTCCTaaaacagcaggcagagagcaaagacagggctcaagagaaggaggaggaggattacaTCTTAGTGGGCAGAATGGGATTTAG GCGTTCTTTAAACCGAACGTGGACCAGCCAGCAGAAGAAATCAgctctgaaagagaaaaattcTGAACTAGAGCAAACATCGAATGGGAGTCCATTAGTAAAACAGCCTCAGAGAGCCACAG GGACCAAGGAAAACCACGCCAAGCAAAGCCATATGAGGAAGGCGAGACTAAGCGCCAGTCTTAGACAGAGAAGGATCCAAGATCTGTCAGTCAGCATGCGCATGAAAGAGGAGCTCATCAAAGAGCTTGACAAAACTG ATAAAGAGACCCAGGCAGTGAAGAGGCACAGTGGGCTCAGTGGCGATGGCAGAGAAGTCGGCATGTTGACAAAACTTTCCATGCAGAGCCAGCAGGTCCAAGCAGAGGTGTACCACAGCCTGCAGTACATGAAAGTGCAAAGAGCGCAGCTTCAGACCAGCCTcagacagcagggagagacCAGTGACAACAACACAGAACGTGACCAGGACAGG gAGCAAAGGGCAGGAAATTTGACTGTGTGcaaccaaaaaaacaaccaccagGAAGAGTCACAGGAAAAG CTGTGTGACAGTAGttggctggaggaggaggaggagcgcgTGCTTCAGAAAAGAGAAGggctgcaggagctggagggggagctgaggaggagagaggaggtgctCCTGCGTAGGGAGGCCTGTctgcaacagaaaaacaaactggagGTCAAGATTCTACGCTCCAGTCAG GCCCTGAGTCAGGACCTGCTTCGTGTGTCAGTGCGGTTGGAGTCTGTGCAGGAGCAgctacagagcagcagcagtttgaggcAGACTGGAGGAgtcagcagagaggaactggAGAACGAGAGAGACATGCTTAAGAAGAAGAGAGACACTCTGGACACCCAGCTGAAGGAGAACAGAGTGCTCACTGTGGAG GAGGAGCATtcagtgctgcagctggaggaagcTATTGAAGCTCTGGATGCAGCTCTAGAGTTTAAAAATCAGTCCATCcagaacaaacagaagaagCTGTTAATCACAGATTCCTCTTCACATCAGTCACAACACTTTGAACCCACCCAACTCTGCGTCGTCATCAGgaagctgaaggagctctcGGCACCCGAGACTTCAGAGCTGCTCATCAGATATTTCAACAAG GTTGTTTGTCTCCGTGAGGCCAAGCGCCGCTTGCATTTGCGTTGTGAAGAGCTGGAGATACAAGCTGGAGAGCAAGAGGTGGTTCtgagggagatggaggtggCTATGCAGCGCCTGGGCCTGGATGCAGACCGCAGACTCACCCAGCAGCACCTAGAGCACCAGAACAACATCCAGCTATTGCTGCAGAAACTTAAAG agAGTGATTCGGGAGAGGCACAGCAGGCCATTAAAGACAGACTGCAACATCTGGAGAAAGAGCTGTTTTTCTACAAAAGCACCAGTCGGCAGCTGAAAAAGAAACTCAGAGAGCTTGTCAGCGATGCCATACACCCTGTCAACCagccctcaaacacacaggaCCACGGACAAACACATAATATGCACACAGGTGCAAACGAAACCCGGACAAACACTGAAGAGACGCAGACAAGGACACATATCATAGCTGCATACACAAAGATACAGGCtgagcaaacagacaaaaagacacacaatgatTCTTATATGAGGAGATCTGCACACCAGAATCCCTGGACACAaatggggagagaaagagcagctgGTCACTCTGGGGAAAGTTCAGAGATGACACCAGTCAGTTTGTGTCGCAGAGAGCTGAGACAGATCTCGCCTGCTGACCTGCAGGCCTGTGGTTCTGCCACAAGGAGGCACCAGTCTGTTGTGGATACCAGCATAGAGTCAATACTAGAGGACTCCATAGAGGTGCTAAGGGACGCTGACGGGTGA